One window of the Cryptomeria japonica chromosome 7, Sugi_1.0, whole genome shotgun sequence genome contains the following:
- the LOC131856795 gene encoding uncharacterized protein LOC131856795 — MDNTPADGLKKRLFIEGLNPPLRKKMKVVPPSTFMDAYNRVMDIESENKTSKGKKRTSDEDSSDEEREEESQMIQALPKDMRRMMREMQTQEEESREDKELWCTECKLEGHTKTKCPKKVLCDICQVLGHSIKECPYNFKAMSAQVLYTQEQATPPTTPSKNTNSDTSPGGYRNSQRGSNNNTSNNTPRGRIQYDAKGRPMIQCRRCNEWGHFARDCQSGVGQGGGLLCKWCGLGKHEDVECPR, encoded by the coding sequence ATGGACAATACTCCAGCCGATGGTTTGAAGAAGCGATTGTTCATCGAGGGACTAAACCCACCCTTGCggaaaaagatgaaggtagtaccTCCGTCTACTTTCATGGACGCGTACAATAGAGTCATGGACATTGAAAGCGAGAACAAGACATCGAAGGGTAAGAAGCGCACAAGTGATGAAGATAGTAGTGatgaagaaagagaggaggagtcTCAGATGATACAAGCACTCCCGAAGGATATGAGGCGGATGATGCGGGAAATGCAGACTCAGGAGGAAGAAAGTAGGGAGGACAAGGAACTCTGGTGCACAGAGTGCAAACTGGAAGGGCACACAAAAACCAAATGCCCAAAGAAAGTTTTATGTGATATCTGCCAAGTGTTGggacattccatcaaggaatgcccctacaacttTAAGGCAATGAGTGCCCAGGTACTATATACTCAAGAACAAGCAACACCACCAACTACACCCTCCAAGAACACAAACTCAGACACATCACCAGGTGGCTATAGGAATAGTCAGAGGGGGAGTAACAACAATACCAGTAATAATACCCCACGCGGTcgaatccaatatgatgcaaaaGGTAGACCAATGATACAATGTCGAAGGTGCAACGAATGGGGCCATTTTGCACGTGACTGCCAGAGTGGTGTTGGACAAGGAGGAGGGCTACTCTGCAAATGGTGTGGGCTAGGCAAACACGAGGATGTAGAGTGCCCAAGATAG
- the LOC131033994 gene encoding pentatricopeptide repeat-containing protein At2g13600-like, producing the protein MAYFPCSNYNHKMPLPSATHLNLIALYREGQLKEALHILLTTNNPPGDCFTYLQLLQTCILKKTLSHGKNVHSFIAHTRFEFSTRTTFQNKLIDMYVKCGSLVDARTVFDQMKKPDNVSWNTIIAAYRRHGFPHEAVTLFHQMQRTGFQPDQFTFASVLPACAKMRALEQGMDIHQSIKDRGFSSDVVVATALVDMYAKCGSMHKARELFDKMLQRDAVSWNTMIAGSVQNGFVEKALEFYKQMQQAGVKPDSTTFSSILPVYAQMGALELGTAIHEIIIESGFFSNIVVGNALVDIMPRRDVISWNAMISGYAQNGVLDEAVRLFKEMPQRNVVSWNAIIAGYAQNGFIEEALEAFKKMQLGYAQNGLVEKAFETFQQMELAGVKSNSTTFASILPACAKIGALELGMDIHQRITEEGFSSDVVVARYAQNGFSKDALKIFELMKYSGTYPNTASFASVIFACSHAGLVDEGCTYFSNMSTPYCLTPTIDHYVCMVDLLARAGYLENTLNFIIKMPVKPVVVVWMCFLGACRSHMNIGLGVFTAMLLFDLDPKNAATYVLLSNIYAEAGQWGEVQMVRRLMKDRGIKKIPGCSWVDGHKMVHAFCVGDRSHPHTEEIYSKLEKLA; encoded by the exons ATGGCATATTTTCCGTGCTCCAATTACAATCATAAAATGCCATTGCCATCCGCTACTCATCTCAATCTCATAGCATTGTATAGAGAGGGTCAGTTAAAGGAGGCGCTGCACATTCTGCTTACAACAAACAATCCCCCTGGAGACTGTTTTACATATCTTCAATTATTGCAGACCTGCATTCTGAAGAAAACGCTTTCACATGGGAAAAATGTCCACTCTTTCATCGCTCACACCCGATTTGAGTTTTCTACACGCACAACCTTTCAGAATAAGCTTATTGACATGTATGTCAAGTGTGGAAGTTTGGTTGATGCTCGAACAGTGTTTGACCAAATGAAAAAACCAGACAATGTCTCATGGAATACGATTATTGCAGCATACAGAAGACATGGGTTTCCTCACGAGGCAGTTACTCTGTTTCACCAAATGCAACGAACAGGTTTTCAACCCGATCAGTTCACATTTGCCAGCGTActtccagcctgtgccaaaatgagaGCGTTGGAACAGggaatggacatccatcaaagcataaaggacaGAGGGTTttcgtcagatgttgtagttgcaactgccctggtagacatgtatgcgaaATGTGGAAGCATGCACAAGGctcgtgaactgtttgacaaaatgcttcaaAGAGACGCggtctcatggaatacaatgattgCAGGATctgtacaaaatggatttgttgaaaaggccttGGAATTTTATAAGCAAATGCAACAGGCGGGTGTGAAGCCAGActccacaaccttttccagcataCTCCCTGTCTATGctcaaatgggagctttggaactggGTACAGCCatccatgaaatcataattgaaagtGGGTTTTTCTCAAATATTGTAGTGGGGAATGCTCtagtagatat aatgcctcgtAGGGATGTCATTTCGTGGAATGCCATGAtttcaggatatgcacaaaatggtgtTCTTGATGAAGCTGTAAGGCTTTTTAAAGAAATGCCTCAGAGAAATGTGGTTTCATGGAATGCCATTatagcaggatatgcacaaaatgggtttATTGAAGAGGCATTAGAGGCATTTAAGAAAATGCAATTGG gatatgcacaaaatggacttGTTGAGAAGGCCTTCGAAACTTTCCAGCAAATGGAATTGGCTGGTGTAAagtcaaattccacaacctttgccagtatCCTTCCGgcctgtgccaaaataggagcctTGGAACTGGGTATGGATATCCATCAACGGATAACGGAAGAGGGATTTTCGTCtgatgttgtagttgcaa gatatgcacaaaatggattttccaAGGATGCTCTCAAAATCTTTGAATTGATGAAGTACTCTGGAACATATCCTAACACTGCAAgctttgcttctgttatatttgcATGCAGCCATGCAGGTTTAGTGGATGAAGGCTGTACATACTTCAGTAACATGAGTACCCCTTATTGCCTAACACCTACAATTGATCATTATGTGTGCATGGTTGACCTTCTTGCCCGTGCTGGCTATCTTGAGAACACCTTAAATTTTATCATTAAGATGCCAGTTAAACCTGTGGTGGTTGTGTGGATGTGTTTTCTTGGTGCCTGTAGATCACATATGAATATAGGCTTAGGAGTGTTTACAGCGATGCTGCTTTTTGATTTGGATCCTAAAAATGCGGCGACTTATGTTCTTCTCTCAAACATCTATGCAGAAGCAGGCCAGTGGGGTGAGGTTCAAATGGTAAGGAGGTTGATGAAAGATAGAGGAATTAAAAAGATCCCTGGATGTAGTTGGGTTGATGGCCATAAAATGGTACATGCTTTTTGTGTAGGAGATAGATCACACCCACACACAGAGGAGATCTATTCAAAGTTGGAGAAATTGGCTTAG